The Sulfuricystis thermophila genome segment GTCAGGCGCGAAGCCGCGTTCGACGATGTAGCGGGCAAAATGCGAACGTGAGATCAGCGCCGGATTGCCGACATATTTGAGCGCACCCTCATAGGCGCCGTCGATGCCGGCCTTGGCGAGTTCCTGCGCCATCAGGACGGCACGGGCATCCCGCCCGCTGCGCACCCTTGCGAGCCCCGCGCGCAGGGTCTCGTCGCGCGGATCGAAGTTCAGCCCGACGATATGCACGGTCTGGTCGTCGCCCCACGAGACGGAAATCTCGACACCGGTGACGAAGCGCAAACCGAGCGTCGCAGCCGCCGTCATCGCCTCGTCGAGTCCGCCGATTTCGTCGTGATCGGTGAGCGCCAGCAGATCGACGCCATTGGCATGGGCGCGCTCGACCACCGCGGCCGGCGCGAGCAGCCCGTCGGAGACGGTCGAATGGCAATGCAGGTCGGGATTCGCCGGCATCATCGCAACAGATCCGACGATTTCAGCCAGGCAGCGAAATCGGCGCCGACTTCGGGATGGCGCAGCGCATATTCGACGGTGGCGCGCAGGTAGCCGAGCTTCGAGCCGCAGTCATAGCGCACGCCATGATAGCGATAGGCGAGCACCTGCTGTTCATTGAGCAGTGCCGCGATCGCATCGGTGAGCTGGATCTCGCCGCCGGCGCCGGCCTGGGCCCTTTCCAGATGATCGAAGATGCGCGCGGTCAGCACATAGCGGCCGACCACTGCCAGCGTCGAGGGGGCGGCCTCGGGCTTCGGCTTCTCGACGATGGCCGTCACCCGCTCGACACGCTCGGCCAAAGGCTGCGCGGCGACGATGCCATAGCTGGCGGTGTCCTCGCGCGGCACGTCCTGCACGCCGAGGATCGAGCAGCGGTAGTAATCGTAGGCTTCGACCATCTGCTTCATCACCGGCACGTCATTGTCGAGCAGGTCGTCGGCCAAGAGCACTGCGAAGGGTTCGTCGCCGATCACCGGCTTCGCGCAGAGCACCGCATGTCCCAGGCCGAGCGCCTCGGCCTGGCGGATGTAGATGCAGTTGATGTGCTTGGGCAGCAGGTGCTGGACGAAGTCGAGCAGCTCTTTCTTGCCGCGCCTCTCCAGCTCGCTTTCCAGCTCGTAGGCCTTGTCGAAGTGATCCTCGATCGCGCGTTTCGAGCGGCCGGTGACGAAGATCATGTCGGTGATGCCGGCGGCGACGGCTTCTTCGACCGCATACTGGATCAGCGGCTTGTCGACGATCGGCAGCATTTCCTTCGGGCTCGCCTTGGTGGCGGGCAGGAAGCGCGTGCCCATGCCGGCGACTGGAAAAACCGCCTTGCTGACCTTTTGCATCACATCCTCCTTGCCAGGCGGTTTTCGGTGCAGGCGAATGCCCGCGCAGCGGGCGTTATGCCGGAGCCAAATACGGTTTTCTTGACAGATCTCATTTTTTCAGTAGCTCCCTCAATTGCTTTTCATCGAGCATGGTAATGCCCAATTCCTGCGCCTTGGTGAATTTGCTGCCGGGGTCAAGGCCGACGACGACGTAGTCGGTCTTCTTCGACACCGAGCCGGCGACCTTGCCGCCCTTCTCCTCGATCAGCGCCTTGGCCTCCTCGCGTGTCAGCGTCGGCAGTGTGCCGGTGAGCACGAAGGTCTTGCCGGCAAACGGGGCCGGGATGGCACGCCGACCGGTTTCCTCCGGCCAACGCACGCCAGCGGCGATGAGCGCCTCGATCACCTTGCGGTTGTGGGGCTCGGAAAAAAAGTGGGCGATCGATTCGGCCACCACCGGCCCGACTTCCGGCACCTGCTGCAATGTCGCGACATCGGCCGACATCAGGGCGTCGAGCGAGCCGAAATGGCGCGCGAGGTCCTTGGCCGTCGCCTCGCCGACGTTGCGGATGCCGAGCGCATAGATGAAGCGCGCCAGCGTGGTCTGGCGGCTCCTGTCGATCGCGGCCAGAAGATTCAGCGCCGATTTCTCGCCCATGCGCTCGAGATTCGCCAGCGTCGGCAGATCCAGCCGGTAGAGATCGGCCACCGTGGCGACGAGGCCCTGATCGACCAGCTGATCGACCAGTTTTTCGCCCAAGCCTTCGATGTCCATCGCGCGGCGCGAAGCGAAGTGCAAGAGCGCCTGCTTGCGTTGCGCCGGACAGTAAAGCCCGCCGGTGCAGCGCGCAATCGCCTCGTCCTCGGGCTTTTCGACCGCCGAGCCGCACACCGGGCAGCGCTTCGGCATCACGAACGGATGCGTATGCGGCGGACGCCGCTCCGGAACGATGGCGACGACCTCGGGAATCACGTCGCCGGCGCGCCGCACGATCACGGTGTCACCAACGCGGATGTCCTTGCGATGCACTTCATCCTCGTTGTGCAAGGTGGCGTTGGTCACCGTCACACCGCCGACGAACACCGGCTTGAGCCGTGCCACCGGCGTGAGCGCGCCGGTGCGGCCGACCTGCACGTCGATCGCCTCGACGGTCGTCAGCGCCTCTTCGGCAGGGAACTTGTGGGCGATCGCAAAGCGCGGCGCGCGCGCGACGAAGCCCAGGCGCTCCTGATCGGCGAACGCATCGACCTTATAGACCACGCCATCGATGTCGTAGGGCAGACTGCGGCGCTCTCTGCCGATGCGTTCGAAATAACCGAGCAGCCCACGCGCCCCCTGCACCACTACCCGCTCGCGTGCCACCGGGATGCCCCAGCCGGCGAGCCGCGCCATCATCTCGGAATGCAAAATCGGCGCTGGCGAGACGGCACCCGCGTCGGCCACGCCATAGGCGTAGAAGCGCAGCGGCCGTTGCGCGGTGATCTTCGGGTCGAGCTGGCGCAGACTGCCTGCCGCGGCGTTGCGCGGATTGGCGAATTCCTTTTCGCCGGCGGCGCGCTGGCGCTCGTTGAGTTTTTCGAAATCACGCCGCAGCATCAGCACCTCACCGCGCACCTCGATCAGCGGCGGCACGTCCGCGCCCGTCAAACGCAGCGGGATGTTGCGCACGGTGCGCAGGTTTTGCGTCACGTCCTCGCCAGTGAAGCCGTCGCCGCGCGTCGCGCCCTGCACGAAGACCCCGCCCTCGTAGCGCAGGGTGATCGCCAGGCCGTCGAACTTCGGCTCGCAGGCATAGCGGATCACCTCCCTGCCGAGCCCTTCGCGACAGCGGCGGTCGAACGCTTCCACCTCCTCGGCGGAAAACGCATTGTTGAGCGAGAGCATCGGCACCGCATGGCGCACTTCGCGAAACGCCGCCAGCGGCTTGCCACCGACGCGCTGGGTCGGCGAATCCGGCGTGACGAGCTCGGGATGCGCCGCCTCGATTGCCTGCAATTCGCGGAACAGCCGGTCATATTCGGCATCGGGGATCGTCGGTGCATCGAGCACGTAATAGGCGTAGTTGTGGCGCTCGATCTCGGCGCGCAATTGCGCCGCACGGGCAGCCACCTCCGCTGCGACTTTTCCGCCCATCACGCAAACAGGCGCAGGGCGCGCACCCCGCCGGGCACGATGCCGCGCTCGGCCATGCGGCTCTGCAGCTCGACGATGCGGCTTCTGATGATGGCGATCGTTGCTTCGGGCAGCGGCTTGCGATGCGCGTCGGCCAACTGCCCGCCGAGCGAGGTTGCGCACTGCCGGGCGAAATCGAGCAGACGCTCGAACGCCTGCGCACCGGCTGCCACGCGCGGCACGTCGAGAGTGAAGATCAGATCGGTGAGCTCGTTCGCCGCGACTTGATCCGCCGGGAAGGTCGTCGACGCACGGCAGATCAGCGCGAAAACCTCGCTGCCGTCCGGATTGCTGGCGACGAAGCGCTCGCCTTCGCGACGCAGGCCGGCACGCTCGATCAGTGGCGCGAGCGCTGCACCGGAGAGGTGCGGGGTGCGTTTCGGCAGCACGTGCAGCGTCAGTTGCAGATCCACCGAGGCGCAAAACGCATCGAGTTCCTGCGCGCGCTCGAACAGCGCGCCGGTGTCCGGCGCCTCGATGCGGCCGACGAAGCGCTGGGCCAGCCGTTTCATGCCCTCGACGAAAGCTGCCAGCGTTTCCGCACTCACGGCGCCGAGACGATCGACCAGTTGCAGCGCGGCAGCGAGGTGTTTGACGCTGCCCGGATCGTCCGGCAGCAACGTGTGCCAATGACCGCTATGCTCATCCAGACCCAGCCACTGCACCGGCTTGTCGATGCGCTCCGACCAGTCGCGATGTTCCTCGCGCAGCACCTGCACCGGTACCGGTGCGACGAACTCGATGCGCACCAGGCAATCGACACTGCCATCGCTCCACTCGGCCGGCACGGAAGGGATGCCCTCCTCTTCGACGTCGAGCAGCAAATCCACTTCCCCGGCCGGCACGGCGGCCTCGGGCTCGAGCGGCAGATCGGCCTCCATGAAACTCGGCTCTGGTGCACCGGCACCCGGCGGCGACGTCGACAGGCTCGGCTCGATCCTCCTCGCCGGCTGCGGGGAAGCGGTTTCCCCGCCTGGCGGCATGGTTTTCGGCTTGGCAGCAGCGGATGCCAGCGCCTCGCGCTCTTTGCGCGCCAGGAAACGCTTTTCCTGAATGCGGTTGTAAAGCCAGACGGCGAGGACCAGCACCACGCCAAAGACGATCAGTGCAATCTGCAGATCTTTCATGCCGCCGCCTCCTTGTCCGCCATGCGCAGGGCTTCTTCGATGTCGACCTCGACGACGCGCGAGACGCCCTGTTCCTGCATGGTCACGCCGATCAGTTGCTGCGCCATCTCCATCGTGATCTTGCTGTGCGTGATGAAGACGAACTGCGTCTGGCGCGACATGCGCTTGACCATTTCACAGTAACGCACCGTGTTCGAGTCGTCGAGCGGCGCGTCGACCTCGTCGAGCATGCAAAACGGCGCCGGATTGAGCTGGAACAAGGCGAACACCAGGGCGATCGCGGTGAGCGCCTTCTCGCCGCCGGAGAGCAGATGGATCGTCGAATTGCGCTTGCCCGGCGGCTGCGCCATGATCTGGATGCCGGCATCGAGGATCTCCTCGCCGGTGAGGATCAGCTTCGCCTCGCCGCCGCCGAACAGTTCCGGGAACAGGGCGCCGAAATTGGCATTCACCTTGTCGTAGGTTTCCTGCAATTGCTCGCGCGTCTCGCGGTCGATGCGGCGGATCGCGTCCTCCAACGTGCCGATCGCCGTGGCGAGATCGGCCGACTGCTCGTCGAGGAAGCCCTTGCGCTCCTGCGCGTTCGCCAGCTCTTCGAGCGCGGCCAGATTGACCGGCCCCAACGCCTCGATCTCGTTGGCCAGCCGCGTGATTTCCGCCTGCAAGACGCTGTCGCGCAGGTTGGTAGTCAATTCGGCGGCCAGCGCCGCCTCGTCTTCGGGGCTCGCGACATGGGCTTCCTTGAGCCGCTCCTGGAACTGTTCGACATTGAGCTCGGCCGCCTGCAGCTTGAGCTTCAGTTCGTTGATCCGGTCACGCGCCGGTTGCAGCCCCTGCTCGATCTTCAAACGCTCCTCGTCGAGGCTGCGCAGCGCCGCGGCGGCCACTTCGAGTTCGTTGCGCCGCTCCGCCAGCGTGGCCTCCTGGGCTCCCTTGGTCGCCAGGGCGGTCTGCAATTGCTGCTGGAAGACTTCGTCGCTGATCGCGGCCAGCTCCTGCGTCGCCTGCGCGCGCTCCTGGGCCACCTGGGCCAGCTGGCGGCGCGCGGTTTCGGCGGCGCGCGCGTTGTCTTCGAGCTTGCCGCGGCATTCCTTCTCGGAGAAGCCTGCTTCCTGCGCCTCGCGGGCGAGTTGGTGTTCGAGCGCGCGCGCCTCGCGCAGCGCCGTGTCGCGCTGGCGTTGCAGTTCCAGCGCGGCTTCCATGCGCGCGCGCGCTGCCGCCAATGCTTCGCGGGCACGCGCGGCCTCGTCTTCGGCAGTGACGAGTGATGCCTTTTCCTCTTCCTCGACGCGAATGATCTCGTCGAGATCGCGCGTCAATTGCGCCGCCCGTTCGTCGAAACGCGCCTGCGCCTGGTTGAGCTTCAAGGCCTCGACCTGCGCCGCATGGCGGCGGCTCTGCGCCTCCTGCACCGCGCGCCGCGCCTCGGCGAGCTGCTGTTGGCCGGCAGCGACCGCCTGTTCGGCGGCAAGCTGCGCTTCACGCGCTACACTTTCTGCCTCTTCGAGCGCCTCGATCTGCGCAGCCAACGTTTCGATCTCGCGCTGGCGCTCGATGACGCCGTGGGTCTTGACGTCCGGCACGTAGAGGGTGAGACCGGCCGGTGTGGCCAGATGGCCAGCGCGACCAATACGCCAACCCGCGCCTTCGAGCAGGGCGGCATCGTCCGCGACGGTGCGCACGTCGCCGAGCCATTCGTCGAGCACTGCGGCCCAGCGCGTATCGCGGCAGCGCACCTTGGCGCGCAGGCTGTCGGCCGGCGGAGTGGCTTCCGGCGTCGCCTCCGGCAACGCCAGCGCGACGGTGGCCGGCGGTGGCGTGGTCAGGGCTTTTTGCAGCGCCTCACGGCTGGCTGGCACGGCCATCAGCCGTTCGCGCAGCACGGCCTCGACGGCGGTCTCCCAGCCCGGCTCGACTTCCAAGGCATGCCAGAGCGGCTCGGCAGCCGAAAGCCCCAAGTCGGCGAGCCAGCCGGCGAGATCGCCGCCCTGACCGACGCGGGACTGCAATTGCGCCAGCGCATCGTGGCGCGCGCGCGCGGAGGTAGTGGCACGGTGGGCGGCGGCCAGCGCCTCGCGCTTCTCGCGCAGCGCCGCTTCGAGGAGCGGCTGACGCTCCTGCAGTTCCGCAAGCCGCGCCTGAGCCGTTTCCAGCCCGGCCTCGGCCGCGGCTTCGGCTTCCTGTGCGCGAGCGAGCTCACCGGCATCGGGCGCGACCAGAGCGGCTCGCTCGGCATCGATGCGGCTTTTACGCTGGGCGAGATTGTCGAGCGCGCGCAGCGCATGGCTGCGATCGGCCTCGGCAAGCCGCAGCGCCTGTTCGGCGGCATTCAACGCCTTGCGGGCTTCGCTGACCTGGGCTTCGGCCTCCCTGACGGCCTCTTCGGCTTCGGGCAGGCGTGCGGCCGCTTCCTCGTGGCGGGCCGCCGCGGTGACGGCGCGCTCGCGCGAGTTTTCCAGCAGCGCATTCCAGCGCAGCTCTTCCTCCTCGACGCGGCGCATCTCGGCAGACCAGTGCGCCTCCTGCACATCGAGCTGGCCCAGGCGGGCCTCCAGCCGCGCACGGGCATCGCGCAGGTGGGCGATCTCGGTTTCCAACCGCTTGACCTCGGCATTGGCCGCGTACATCTCGGCCTGGGCGGCATGCAGCGCATCGGAGGCGGCGAAATGCGCTTCGCGCGCCTGCTCGACGCGCACTTCGATCTCCCGCAGGCGCGCCGTCTCGGCCTCGACCGCGTTGATCTGCTCGGCGACCTGGCGTGCGAGCCGCTCGGCCTCGGCCTGCGCGTCGTTGCGTTTTTTCAGCCAGAGCAAGCTCTGGCGACGGTTCAGGCGCGCCTGCAGATCGCGGTAACGCCGCGCCACTTCGGCCTGCGCCTCGAGACGTTCCACCTGGCCGGCGAGCTCGTTGCGGATGTCATCGACGCGGGCGAGATTTTCACGCGCGTCTTCGAGACGGCCCTCGGTCTCCTTGCGCCGTTCCTTGTATTTCGTCACGCCGGCCGCTTCTTCGAGGAACCAGCGCAGCTCCTCGGGTTTGGACTCGATGATGCGCGAGATCATCCCCTGGCCAATGATCGCGTAGGCGCGCGGCCCCAGCCCGGTGCCGAGGAACAGGTCGATCACGTCGCGGCGGCGCACGTGCAGGTTGTTGATGTAATAGTTCGAATTGCCGTCGCGGTCGAGGGTACGCTTGACGGTGATTTCGGCATATTGCCCCCACTGCCCGCCGACCCGTCCTTGCGAATTGTCGAAGAACAGTTCGACGCTGGCCCGGCCGACTTCCTTGCGCGTGCCGGAGCCTTTGAAGATCACGTCCTGGATCGATTCGCCGCGCAGTTCGGAGGCCTTCGATTCGCCCAGCACCCAGCGCACCGCGTCGATGATGTTCGACTTGCCGCAGCCGTTGGGCCCGACCACGCCTGCGAGCTGGTTCGGAAACACGACGGTGGTCGGCTCGACGAAAGACTTGAAGCCGGCGATCTTGAGCTTGGTGAGGCGCACGTCAGGGGGGGAAAATGCTGTCCGGGGAATGAACGGCGCATTATAGACGGTGCGACCCAGTACAATTCGCGGCCCAGCCGTCACGGAACCGACCATGCAAAACCCGTCCTCCGCCTTGCCTAATGCAATCGACACCGCCGCCGTCGAAGCCCTCTTCGAGCTGCCCTTCGCCGATCTGCTCTACCGCGCGCAAACCGTCCATCGCCAGCATTTCGACCCGAACAAGATCCAGCGCTCGACGCTGCTGTCGATCAAGACCGGCGGCTGCTCGGAAGATTGCGGCTATTGCTCGCAATCGGCGCGGCGCGACAAAGCCACCGGCATCGAGCGCGGCAAGCTGCTCGATCTCGAAGAGGTCAAGCTCGCCGCCAAGGCCGCGAAGGACAAGGGCGCGACGCGTTTTTGCATGGGCGCCGCCTGGCGCGGGCCGAAGGATGGCGACCTCGACCGCGTCATCGAGATGGTGAAAGCCGTCAAAGATCTCGGCATGGAGGCCTGCCTGACGCTGGGGCTCCTGGGGCCGGGTCAGGCCGAAAAGCTCGCCGCGGCGGGACTGGACTACTACAACCACAACCTCGATACCGGCGCGGAGTTCTACGACCAGATCATCACCACGCACAGCCAACAGGCGCGCATGGAAACCCTGATGAGCGTGCGCCAGGCCGGCATGAAGATCTGCTGCGGCGGCATCATCGGCATGGGCGAGAGCCGCCGCGTGCGCGCCTCCCTGATCGCCCAGTTGGCGAACCTGAACCCGCCGCCGGAATCGGTGCCGATCAACCACCTGGTGGCGATTCCCGGCACGCCGCTGGAAAACGCGCCGCCGCTCGATCCGTTCGAGTTCGTGCGCACCATCGCCTGCGCGCGCATCACGATGCCGACCTCCTATGTCCGGCTCTCCGCCGGCCGCCAGCAGATGTCGGACGAGTTGCAGGCGCTGTGCTTCCTCGCCGGCGCGAACTCGATCTTCTATGGCGACAAGCTCCTCACCTCCGGCAACCCGGAGGTGGCTCACGACGAAGCGCTGTTTGCGCGGCTGGGACTCACAGGATGCTAGCGAGCCGCGCCAGCCCCGCCGCATCGTCCCGCCGCAGCACGACGATCGGCAGCCCGCCGGCATGGGGAGTGAGCGAAGCGAGCGTGTCCTCGATGCTCACCGAGCTGCCGAAGGACTCATTGAGGATCAGATGGGCGGGACGGATATTGAGCTCGCGCAATGCCGCAAGCGCGGTCAGGGTGTGGGAGAGCGCGCCCAGATAAGTGCCGCAGACGAGCAGAAGCGGCACATCGAGCGCCGCGATCCAGTCGCGCACCGTATGCCGGGAAGTGAGCGGCACCATCACGCCGCCGATGCCTTCGATCAGCAGCAAGCCTTCTGTCCGTGCCATCTCGTCACGAGACCAGGCGACGAGCGCATCGAAGTCGATGCTTTTGCCCTCCTTCGCCGCCGCGAGATCGGGGGACAACGGCGCCCGGTAGCTCCATGCCGTCCTGCCAGCGCCGAGTTTCGCCACATCGGAATCCTCATGTCGCGCCGGATCGTAGCCGGACATCACCGGCTTGATCGCCCGCACCGGCCTGCCCTGGTCACGGCATGCCTTGAAAAGCCCCGCGGTGAGCCAGGTTTTGCCGAGCTCGGTGCCAGTGGCGCTTATAAAATAGGTTTTGTTCATTGCACCATTTTCCCATGAGAGCTTGTAGAAAAAATCGTCGCGAGCGGGCCGATGGCAAGGCGCCCGGAGCGCAGCGACCGAGACATACCATACAGGTAGGCGAGGGAGCGAGCACCGCGCAACACAGCCAGCGGGCCGCGCAGCAGAGTTTTTCACAAGCTCTGCCATGCATCGATTTTCTGTGGCTCCCTTACACCCAAATGGCCACCGCACCCGCGCCGTTGCCGGTCGTGGCTGCCGAAGGGGTGCGCATTCGGCTGGCCGATGGCCGGGAACTGATCGATGGCATTTCTTCCTGGTGGACGATGTGCCATGGTTACCGCCATCCGCACATCGTCGCCGCCGTGAAAAACCAGCTCGACATCCTGCCGCATGTGATGTTCGCCGGCCTCGTCCATGAGCCGGCGATCCATCTCGCGCGGCGGCTCGCCGCATGGCTGCCGGGCGAACTCGACCGCGTATTTTTCTCCGAATCCGGCTCGGTCGCCGTCGAGGTGGCGCTCAAGATCGCCGTGCAGTATTGGCGCAACCGCGGCGAGGATCGCCACCGGTTCCTTGCCTTCAAGGAGGGCTACCACGGCGACACGCTGGGTGCGCTCTCGGTCACCGATCCCGGCTGCGGCTTTCATGCCGCGATGGCCGCCTACCGCGTGCCGCACCTCTTCGCCTCGCTGCCGCGCGATGCAGCGACGCACGCCGCGCTCGACGCAATGCTCGCTCAGCATGGCAAGAGTATCGCCGCCGTCATCGTCGAGCCGCGCGTGCAAGGCGCCGGCGGCATGCGCTTCCACGATGCCGAGACACTGCGCCTAATCCGCGCCGCCTGCGATGCGCACGGCATCCTGCTGATCCATGATGAGATCATGACCGGCTTCGGCCGCACCGGCACGATGTTCGCGACCCCCGACGATGCGCTGCCAGACATCCTGTGCCTGTCGAAAGCGCTCACCGGCGGCACGCTGCCGCTCGCCGCCACCGTTGCCACCGATCGTGTCTTCGCCGCGTTTTGCTCCGCACGCACCGAGGATGCCCTGATGCACGGCCCGACCTTCATGGCCAATCCCCTGGCCTGCGCGGCGGCGAATGCTTCGCTCGATCTGTTCGAGACCGAGCCGAGACTGCAGCAGGTCGCCGCGATCGAGGCGCAGATGAAGCGCGAGCTCGAACCCTGCCGCACGCTGCCCGGTGTCGCCGATGTGCGCGTCATGGGCGCGATCGGTGTCGTCGAGCTCGATCGCCCGGTCGCTGCGAGCCTGCGCCCCGCCTTCATCGAGCGGGGAGTCTGGGTGCGGCCCTTCGGCGACATCGTCTATCTCGCGCCGCCCTTCGTCATCGACACGGCCGATCTTTCGACCTTGACGACGGCGGTCTTTGATGTCGTCAGCGACTGGTCGAAACAGGCCGGCTCCGCTTCATGCCCACTCTCGACGCCCTGATCGCGCCCCGGCTCGCGAAGCTCGATGCGGCGAATCTGCGGCGCAGGCTCGTCGCGATCGATCCGTCGCTCGTCGATGTCGCCTCGAACGATTATCTGGGGCTCTCCCGCCATCCACTCGTCATCGAGCGCGCCTGTGAATGGGCCGCCCGGCATGGCGCCGGCAGCCGCGCATCGCGGCTCGTCACCGGCACCAGTGATGAACTGCTCGCGCTGGAAGCACGGCTCGCCCGCTTCAAGGGCACGGAAGCCGCGCTGATCTTCGCCAGCGGCTTTCAGCTCAACAGCTCGGTGTTGCCGGCCTTGCTGGAACTGGGAGACGCGCCGCCCGTCTTCACCGATCGCTTGAACCACGCCAGCCTCCATGCCGGATTGCGCGGCGTGAAACAGATCCGTTTCCGCCACAACGATCTCGCGCACCTCGAAAGCCTTTTGTTGCAGCACCCGGGCAAGACGCGCTGGATCGTCACCGAGTCGGTGTTCAGCATGGATGGCGACACGGCCGACGTCGCCGCGCTCGCCAGGCTTGCGGAAAAGCATGGCGCCTTTCTCTATCTCGACGAAGCCCATGCCACCGGCGTGCTGGGGCCGCAGGGCAGCGGGCTTTCGCAAGGCCGCGCCACCGTGACGATGGGCACGCTCGGCAAGGCGCTCGGGGGGGCTGGAGCCTATGTCGCCGGCTCACAGGC includes the following:
- the bioB gene encoding biotin synthase BioB, with product MQNPSSALPNAIDTAAVEALFELPFADLLYRAQTVHRQHFDPNKIQRSTLLSIKTGGCSEDCGYCSQSARRDKATGIERGKLLDLEEVKLAAKAAKDKGATRFCMGAAWRGPKDGDLDRVIEMVKAVKDLGMEACLTLGLLGPGQAEKLAAAGLDYYNHNLDTGAEFYDQIITTHSQQARMETLMSVRQAGMKICCGGIIGMGESRRVRASLIAQLANLNPPPESVPINHLVAIPGTPLENAPPLDPFEFVRTIACARITMPTSYVRLSAGRQQMSDELQALCFLAGANSIFYGDKLLTSGNPEVAHDEALFARLGLTGC
- the smc gene encoding chromosome segregation protein SMC; the encoded protein is MRLTKLKIAGFKSFVEPTTVVFPNQLAGVVGPNGCGKSNIIDAVRWVLGESKASELRGESIQDVIFKGSGTRKEVGRASVELFFDNSQGRVGGQWGQYAEITVKRTLDRDGNSNYYINNLHVRRRDVIDLFLGTGLGPRAYAIIGQGMISRIIESKPEELRWFLEEAAGVTKYKERRKETEGRLEDARENLARVDDIRNELAGQVERLEAQAEVARRYRDLQARLNRRQSLLWLKKRNDAQAEAERLARQVAEQINAVEAETARLREIEVRVEQAREAHFAASDALHAAQAEMYAANAEVKRLETEIAHLRDARARLEARLGQLDVQEAHWSAEMRRVEEEELRWNALLENSRERAVTAAARHEEAAARLPEAEEAVREAEAQVSEARKALNAAEQALRLAEADRSHALRALDNLAQRKSRIDAERAALVAPDAGELARAQEAEAAAEAGLETAQARLAELQERQPLLEAALREKREALAAAHRATTSARARHDALAQLQSRVGQGGDLAGWLADLGLSAAEPLWHALEVEPGWETAVEAVLRERLMAVPASREALQKALTTPPPATVALALPEATPEATPPADSLRAKVRCRDTRWAAVLDEWLGDVRTVADDAALLEGAGWRIGRAGHLATPAGLTLYVPDVKTHGVIERQREIETLAAQIEALEEAESVAREAQLAAEQAVAAGQQQLAEARRAVQEAQSRRHAAQVEALKLNQAQARFDERAAQLTRDLDEIIRVEEEEKASLVTAEDEAARAREALAAARARMEAALELQRQRDTALREARALEHQLAREAQEAGFSEKECRGKLEDNARAAETARRQLAQVAQERAQATQELAAISDEVFQQQLQTALATKGAQEATLAERRNELEVAAAALRSLDEERLKIEQGLQPARDRINELKLKLQAAELNVEQFQERLKEAHVASPEDEAALAAELTTNLRDSVLQAEITRLANEIEALGPVNLAALEELANAQERKGFLDEQSADLATAIGTLEDAIRRIDRETREQLQETYDKVNANFGALFPELFGGGEAKLILTGEEILDAGIQIMAQPPGKRNSTIHLLSGGEKALTAIALVFALFQLNPAPFCMLDEVDAPLDDSNTVRYCEMVKRMSRQTQFVFITHSKITMEMAQQLIGVTMQEQGVSRVVEVDIEEALRMADKEAAA
- a CDS encoding cell division protein ZipA C-terminal FtsZ-binding domain-containing protein; this translates as MKDLQIALIVFGVVLVLAVWLYNRIQEKRFLARKEREALASAAAKPKTMPPGGETASPQPARRIEPSLSTSPPGAGAPEPSFMEADLPLEPEAAVPAGEVDLLLDVEEEGIPSVPAEWSDGSVDCLVRIEFVAPVPVQVLREEHRDWSERIDKPVQWLGLDEHSGHWHTLLPDDPGSVKHLAAALQLVDRLGAVSAETLAAFVEGMKRLAQRFVGRIEAPDTGALFERAQELDAFCASVDLQLTLHVLPKRTPHLSGAALAPLIERAGLRREGERFVASNPDGSEVFALICRASTTFPADQVAANELTDLIFTLDVPRVAAGAQAFERLLDFARQCATSLGGQLADAHRKPLPEATIAIIRSRIVELQSRMAERGIVPGGVRALRLFA
- the bioD gene encoding dethiobiotin synthase, whose translation is MNKTYFISATGTELGKTWLTAGLFKACRDQGRPVRAIKPVMSGYDPARHEDSDVAKLGAGRTAWSYRAPLSPDLAAAKEGKSIDFDALVAWSRDEMARTEGLLLIEGIGGVMVPLTSRHTVRDWIAALDVPLLLVCGTYLGALSHTLTALAALRELNIRPAHLILNESFGSSVSIEDTLASLTPHAGGLPIVVLRRDDAAGLARLASIL
- the ligA gene encoding NAD-dependent DNA ligase LigA; translated protein: MGGKVAAEVAARAAQLRAEIERHNYAYYVLDAPTIPDAEYDRLFRELQAIEAAHPELVTPDSPTQRVGGKPLAAFREVRHAVPMLSLNNAFSAEEVEAFDRRCREGLGREVIRYACEPKFDGLAITLRYEGGVFVQGATRGDGFTGEDVTQNLRTVRNIPLRLTGADVPPLIEVRGEVLMLRRDFEKLNERQRAAGEKEFANPRNAAAGSLRQLDPKITAQRPLRFYAYGVADAGAVSPAPILHSEMMARLAGWGIPVARERVVVQGARGLLGYFERIGRERRSLPYDIDGVVYKVDAFADQERLGFVARAPRFAIAHKFPAEEALTTVEAIDVQVGRTGALTPVARLKPVFVGGVTVTNATLHNEDEVHRKDIRVGDTVIVRRAGDVIPEVVAIVPERRPPHTHPFVMPKRCPVCGSAVEKPEDEAIARCTGGLYCPAQRKQALLHFASRRAMDIEGLGEKLVDQLVDQGLVATVADLYRLDLPTLANLERMGEKSALNLLAAIDRSRQTTLARFIYALGIRNVGEATAKDLARHFGSLDALMSADVATLQQVPEVGPVVAESIAHFFSEPHNRKVIEALIAAGVRWPEETGRRAIPAPFAGKTFVLTGTLPTLTREEAKALIEEKGGKVAGSVSKKTDYVVVGLDPGSKFTKAQELGITMLDEKQLRELLKK
- a CDS encoding 3',5'-nucleoside bisphosphate phosphatase — translated: MMPANPDLHCHSTVSDGLLAPAAVVERAHANGVDLLALTDHDEIGGLDEAMTAAATLGLRFVTGVEISVSWGDDQTVHIVGLNFDPRDETLRAGLARVRSGRDARAVLMAQELAKAGIDGAYEGALKYVGNPALISRSHFARYIVERGFAPDVKTVFEHWLAKGKPGYVSHAWAELHEAVGWIRGAGGIAVIAHPGRYRLSAGERRELYRAFKDCGGQGIEVVSGSACDAELREFAAIAREFGFLASRASDFHGPGESYADLGRLPPLPEGLTPVWTAWEK
- the galU gene encoding UTP--glucose-1-phosphate uridylyltransferase GalU; protein product: MQKVSKAVFPVAGMGTRFLPATKASPKEMLPIVDKPLIQYAVEEAVAAGITDMIFVTGRSKRAIEDHFDKAYELESELERRGKKELLDFVQHLLPKHINCIYIRQAEALGLGHAVLCAKPVIGDEPFAVLLADDLLDNDVPVMKQMVEAYDYYRCSILGVQDVPREDTASYGIVAAQPLAERVERVTAIVEKPKPEAAPSTLAVVGRYVLTARIFDHLERAQAGAGGEIQLTDAIAALLNEQQVLAYRYHGVRYDCGSKLGYLRATVEYALRHPEVGADFAAWLKSSDLLR